The following are encoded in a window of Bradyrhizobium barranii subsp. barranii genomic DNA:
- a CDS encoding IS110 family RNA-guided transposase — protein MKHYAGLDVSVKETSLCIVDETGRICREAKLVSHPDDLLAALNDPIWRFDRIGLEAGPLSQWLFSGLAEAGLPVICIETRHAKAFLKAQVNKSDRNDARGIAQMMRVGLFRPVHVKTLISQKRRVLLAGRKLLQEKAIAIENDIRGLLRNFGLKVGIVGVIGFEQRIHELVGGQPELAELMEPLLVARRVLREQFTQLHRKVLLLARESEVCRRLMTIPGVGPVTSLAFISTIDVPARFKSSKAVGPSLGLTPVLNQSGESHRIGRISLCGDEAMRALLYEAAQVMLTRVQKWSWLKAWAMQIAKRRGQQKAIVALARRLAVIMHRMWSDGTEFRWTREATPAAQ, from the coding sequence CTGGACGTGTCGGTCAAAGAGACGTCCCTGTGCATTGTCGACGAAACGGGCCGCATTTGCCGGGAAGCGAAGTTGGTGAGTCACCCGGACGATCTTCTTGCTGCACTCAACGATCCGATTTGGCGGTTTGATCGGATTGGGCTCGAGGCTGGACCGCTGTCGCAATGGCTGTTCAGCGGGCTGGCGGAGGCTGGCCTGCCGGTAATCTGCATCGAGACGCGACATGCCAAGGCGTTCCTCAAGGCGCAGGTGAACAAGAGCGACCGCAATGATGCGCGTGGCATTGCGCAGATGATGCGCGTCGGCTTGTTCCGGCCTGTCCACGTCAAGACCCTGATCAGCCAAAAGCGACGGGTCCTGCTTGCCGGTCGCAAGCTGCTTCAGGAGAAGGCCATTGCCATCGAGAATGACATTCGTGGGCTGTTACGCAACTTCGGCTTGAAGGTCGGAATTGTGGGGGTGATCGGCTTTGAACAACGTATCCACGAACTCGTCGGCGGTCAGCCGGAGCTGGCCGAACTCATGGAACCGCTTCTCGTCGCCCGACGCGTTTTACGCGAACAGTTCACACAACTGCATCGCAAAGTGCTTCTACTTGCCCGGGAAAGCGAGGTCTGTCGTCGGTTGATGACGATCCCTGGTGTCGGCCCCGTCACGTCGCTGGCCTTTATCAGCACGATCGACGTTCCCGCCCGCTTCAAGAGTTCGAAAGCCGTCGGGCCGTCCCTTGGATTGACGCCAGTTCTCAACCAGTCCGGCGAAAGCCACCGCATCGGCCGGATTTCGCTGTGCGGTGATGAAGCCATGCGAGCGCTACTCTATGAGGCCGCACAGGTCATGCTGACGCGGGTGCAGAAATGGTCCTGGCTCAAGGCGTGGGCCATGCAGATCGCCAAACGACGCGGGCAGCAGAAGGCGATCGTCGCTTTGGCGCGGCGGCTCGCCGTCATCATGCACCGCATGTGGAGCGACGGAACGGAATTCCGCTGGACACGGGAGGCCACGCCCGCGGCACAATAG
- a CDS encoding transposase, with protein sequence MGYLGLVSTENSTGDRGKRGSITKAGNGRARRILVEAASSYRNPPRVSRDKQPKVEAAPRRAREIAWKAQTRLCGRFRSLERKGKRRTVIVTAIARELSAFIWAINRELVPLRQA encoded by the coding sequence ATGGGCTATCTGGGTCTGGTGTCCACAGAAAACTCGACTGGTGACAGGGGCAAACGAGGCAGCATCACCAAAGCCGGTAATGGGCGGGCGCGACGTATTCTTGTGGAGGCGGCCTCGAGTTATCGAAATCCGCCGCGCGTGAGCCGAGACAAGCAGCCAAAGGTGGAGGCCGCACCGAGACGCGCGCGCGAGATTGCGTGGAAAGCGCAAACCAGACTATGCGGGCGCTTCCGCTCACTCGAGCGGAAGGGCAAGCGGCGAACTGTAATTGTCACGGCGATTGCCCGAGAGCTATCCGCCTTCATTTGGGCGATCAATCGCGAGCTCGTGCCACTTCGACAGGCGTAA
- the traD gene encoding type IV conjugative transfer system coupling protein TraD has product MRRSDSTHARKKDTREKIELGGLIAKAGLRYEKRALLLGLLIDAADRLRGSEVERERLMAIGAKAFGHESK; this is encoded by the coding sequence ATGCGCCGCTCCGATTCAACTCACGCCCGCAAGAAGGACACGCGGGAGAAGATCGAGCTGGGCGGCCTCATCGCCAAGGCCGGGCTGCGCTACGAGAAGCGTGCGTTGCTGCTGGGTCTGCTGATCGACGCCGCCGACCGTCTCCGCGGCAGCGAGGTGGAACGCGAGCGCCTCATGGCGATCGGCGCGAAGGCGTTCGGTCATGAGAGCAAATAA
- the traC gene encoding conjugal transfer protein TraC — protein sequence MKKPSRQIRDEIARLQEQLKQAETREAERMGRIALRAGMGEIEIDEGALLSAFEEIAGRFRKGGSPTAKAAAAVASGASSGVAEQG from the coding sequence ATGAAAAAGCCCTCGCGGCAGATCAGGGACGAAATCGCCAGGCTCCAGGAGCAGCTGAAGCAGGCTGAAACGCGGGAAGCCGAGCGCATGGGCCGCATCGCGCTGAGAGCCGGGATGGGCGAGATCGAGATCGACGAAGGCGCGCTGCTGTCGGCGTTCGAGGAGATCGCCGGCCGGTTTCGCAAGGGCGGAAGCCCAACAGCGAAGGCGGCCGCGGCCGTCGCGTCTGGCGCGTCTTCGGGCGTGGCTGAACAGGGCTGA